The DNA window ATCACAACAAAATTGGTAatggttctttgatttatttactcaTATATGTAGACGACATATTAATCGCAGTCAATAAAATGTTAGAGATTCAAAAGTTGAAAGAGCTTCTTAGTTCcgagtttgatatgaaagatctaGGTGGAGCACAAAAATTTCTAGGCATGGAAATAGTAAGAGATCGagtttaaaagaatatatttctTTCCAGTGCCGGCCCGCAATGTTGGGTTGCCCTAGAcccacattttttaatttataaatacaaaatttttgttttgaataaagagaagatgaaaagtGTCTACCTCGAACACTTTCGTTTGGAAAtacatcattttcatttatgaTCTTAATTGGACCTCGAACAACTAACATTATCTTCATTTTGTCGTAAATACTTCCTCACATTCCCGGATCATAGTTCTCATCTTTAATAACACATTTATTCTCATAATCCTCGTTAACaccttcctcttcctcctcctcttcctcttcctcttcctcttcctcatcATTTTCACcattaatacatttttcttctttttcattttcttcattaacaCCTTGATACTCATTTTTTCATTGATACATTGATCTCTAATATTATCCTTTGTAGGTGGTTCAAAACCTCATATTGAAAagtatcatcttcttcattatcACATTCATctctaatgacattattttcttcatcacttattttttttatttctaatagtGTCATTTTCTCTATCACTTATGTCTTCATCTCTAAAACTCGAACTCGAAGGGATAGAACTTTGATTTTTTGCATTGAATAATTTAGAAATCGAGCGCACCAATGACTTTGTCATGCATCATTTCGTCGTTTGATTCTTCTATTATAAGATCTagaagtttgtttttgaaatGGACGAAACCTCACTCTATTTTGATTTATACTCTTCGTCATAActcaaaaaatacatatattaaaataattatttttttaataaaaattaacaaatagtaATTCAACAAACATGTtatgacattatttatatataacataattttaaatcctaatttataaacttataatctaATAACTATCATATTAATTACTAGTTTCTAAGTAACGgagatgaaatattttaaaactaaatttctaATTTCCTTGGATTGAtactaaataactaaaatctaTCATAAGCATCAAGTATTAACAATAACctattaattactaatttactAAATACCTAATTCAAAAAATCaatatagttataataaaatatttaagtatataaattaaaagatgattaaaaaataaccttagaaaatttgagaactaattcaaaaattagaaaaaaaattaataaagttaaagtatATTATGTAGAATTTATAAGTATAagaagtttatataatttataagaatatatattaatttaagtagtttataaaaaattttaaaaaatatattaaattaagaaattaggaaagaataatataaaataattagattgtGATGGTCATGCTTgaaaagaaaagttaaaaaaagttactatttaaaatggaaaaaaaaaaggtaaaaaatatcacagtatatttttttaaataagaactGGGTTGCCTAGGGGGTGGGTCTGCCCTAGCCCATGGGCTTTCCGGGCTTGCCCCTGGGCGGCCCTGTTTCTTTCACagaagagttatattttgaaaatgttgtctcGTTTTGGGATGAGTACAGCAAAGgcaataaatactcatatagtTGTTAATGATCATTTGTCTACATTCGCACACAATCTGAAGCTAAGAAGTTACACATGTCATGTATTGTATGTCAGTGTGGTTGGTAGTTTAATGTATGTCATGGTCTGCACTAGACCTAATATTGCGTATTTagttagtgttgttagtagGTTTATGTCTCAACCTGGTAATGAACACTAGCAAACGGTAAAACGAATATTTTGCTTATGAGAGGCATATCAGATGTTGGTCTCATTTATTGGAGTAATAACAAATGTCGCGTAACTGGTTATTCAGACTCAGATTATGCTTCAGATATCGATGATAGAAGATCAATGACTTGTTATGTTTACACCCTTGGTGACTTTGTGGTTAGTTGGAAGGCAACATTACAGTCGACTGTGACGTCGTCCACTACCAAGGCTAACGGAAGCAGCCAAAGATTAATCAGTGACATTGGTATCCATCATGATTAGGaaattgttttttgtgatagATTAAGTGTTATCTATTTGgccaaagatcaagtgcatcattataaaatcaaaatattgatgttcgttatcattttctttatattGAGAGAAGTATCAAGTTGAAGAAAATCAGCATTCATCGTAATTCTGCTGACATGTTCACGAAACCGATCTCACTTAACAAATTCACTCATTGTTTGAACTTCTAAATGTTGACAATTGGAAATAGTCTAATAAAACTCTTCTTGTTGGGTGATACTAAGGCAATATGGATATTTGTAACAATTTgcctttaatatataaattaatatcaatcattaattgtttatagtttatattaatttttgttacaTCACTATTATTCTATAGTTACGCTTATTTAAGTTAAGTGTTTACGTTTTTACTGTTATTTTACCTATTAATAGTTGCAAAATCTCTCATCTGTTTTTTTCATATGTCATTGATCATCAATTCCTTTCCTTCCTTACAACACATCATTAGTTTATATCTTCATTCCCTTCTATGCATTGCAGCAATCACACCAACTGACTGAAAAAGACTGTTATATTCAAATAACACCCCAATCTCCATTCATTTTTTTgtcaaatcttttttttttgttgattaaAAATATGGTTTCTAATCTTCAACCTTATCCATCACTAGTTGATAATTTCATTCCCTTTTATGCATTGCAGCAATCACAAGCAtcttattgataaaaaaaaaaaaaaactgctatattcaataattcaaataacaGCCCAACCAATTTACAATATTCACCATCATATCTTTTGACCCACTAACAAATCAATATAGTCCATTCCTCTCATAAGTCATACCACTTTCAACAATTGTAACATGACAGTTACACATGTTTAAGAAAAAGATCAATGTAAATTTCACTGGATAAATTAACCTTCATATGAACAATGAATGTCAAGATGTATGTATGAATTTGTATCGAAATCCATGATTTTTTATGATATGAAATGTTGGGCAGTTGAGTCTTGGTTCTCATTGTAGAAGAAGATTATTATTGGGCATCTATATTCCACTTTAGATTGTGATCTAAAGACTCATAGTTTGCTTAGTTTTTTTCTGACAATGGTCCAGGGTAAAGTCTTGAACCATGACCTCATGTGAATGATTTATGTTACATGGCTATTCAATGTTGTGTCCACTCTGCCACATTAATGTCGGTTCACTCTCATTTAAACCCAGCATCATATTCAACCTATATAATCATATTAGTGACATCATATTAGTGACATCATATTCAACCTATATAATCATATTAGTGATTACCGAACTCATAAGCTTACACACCAGAGATGGCTAGAAGTATGAGAGACTCTCATTTAGGTTTACAAAAAGACCATAAACCTAAATGAGAGTTACTTTAGgtttatggtttttttttttttttggtgatAAACCACAGTTTTTTCCAATTAACAAAACCACCTCAATCCACGGCTTATGATATATTTTCTACTCATTGTTTTTCCTTATCAAATCAATCTAATTCTCTACCTTATTCTTCTCTACCAATGAAACATCTTAAGGGAGTGACCATTAATCAGTCTtaatacaataataatcaatttagTAGTGGCAAAACATGTTGAAATTTTGGAGGTTTTGATTCAAACTAAAGAGAGAATATAGATAAAAATCCATTAATCTTCTACAAATTGTTAAAGAGGATCAACAACAGCTACAGTTCAGCAGTAAATACAAGTGAGAAAACAGCAGTCAATGAAAATGATGCTAGTTTTAAGCAGCAGCTTTCCTAGGTGACTTAGTGGCTTTGGATGGAGATTTGGGTTCTTTGGGCGCTTTGTCTGTCTTCTTGGGTAGAAGAATCGGGTTGATGTTAGGAAGAACACCTCCGTGTGCAATCGTCACTCCAGCCAACAACTTTCCAAGTTCTTCATCATTCCTCACTGCCAAAAGAAGATGCCTTGGGATAATCCTGTTCTTCTTATTATCTCTAGCTGCGTTCCCAGCCAACTCTAGCACCTGATATAAAGAACAAACAACAATTTAGATACAAACCCAAATTATAAATCGATCAAATCTAGCATAAGTATAACCCTAAAACGAATCTAGCTAATAAAGTAAGAGAAATAGATGATTAATACCTCTGCAGCGAGGTACTCAAGAACAGCGGCCAAGTAAACTGGAGCGCCGGAACCGACGCGGTGGGAGTATCGACCTTTCTTAAGGTACCGGCCGATACGACCAACCGGAAATTGCAAACCAGCCTTGACAGATCGGGTTACAGACTTCTTCTTGGGACCTCCAGCCTTCCTTCCGGCGGCACCCTTTTTACCctttgttgttgaatccatgtTAATCTCTCTACTGAATACTGATTCTTGGGAGATGGGTTGAGCTGAATGAAAGatttgaagatgaagaatgattAAGATGATGAATTTAAGATTATTTGAGGTGCAATTATATAGGGATCTATAAAGCAACGCGATCCGTGTATACAAAATTGTAGTCcgttagatttaaaaataacatcaaCGGCTCTTGAGTTTGCAGTCTCGATCCGTGTATATCGTAATAAACCAATAGGAACCGGGATTTGCCATGTCATgcttatttaatatatagtttctttctctatttttatattattttgatgatttattatttatttattttttcttttatatattggAAATCAATCAATCTaggaaaaaaaagaaacacaCAGTTTGTTTCTCTAATTTCACATTCTTTTgtgttgttttaatttatttaaattatttctgaAAAACAAtcgaaataatttatttacatgtttagaaataagaaaaatgtcGTTTGGTTAAACGACAAAACTAAATTTTCTAAaacactttaattattttatagataattactttttttctattataattgtaataaattctttttggaaataatataaaataaattatggatCAACATTTTTAACTAGAAGAAAGTTGTTTTCATGGAACTATAATAATTTATGGGTATCAAGGAAGGCACTCTTTCGATCCGATATCTAGACATTCCTTTAACATCTAAGCAGTTCCAAGTTTCACACTGAAGACTCTAATTGAAGAGTTTTATTAATGGTCGGGCAAAATTGAGCTTGTTCAATGGGTTGTTATGGGTATCATTAGTTATTGGACGTAACAAATCGTACTCCCAAATAAGGTTACGAAAGATCTTGATCGACTTATGAGGGACTTTATTTGGGGGAATCAATGTCAATGCGAGAAAAATGTCAAATGGGTTGATGTATGTAAACCAAAAGAAGAAGGAGGTATTGGGTTCAAAAACTGTGTGGAGTGGAATAGGGCACTTACGTATAAACATTTTTGGGCGATTGAAACGAAACATGATTCTTTATGAATTCGATGGGTACACTCGAGGTTAATGGAAAAAAGAGCCAAGTGTTTGGACATGTAAAATCAAGATGAAAATGACATAGTCACTCAAAAAGATTCTCAAGCTCAAGGAGAATGCTATGTCGTTATTCAACATTCGGGTAGGTGATGGTTCGTGGAACCTGTTCTTGCATGATCCTTAGTTTGAAAATTAGTATATTGTTCTCAAGGCGGAGTTTGGAAGAGTTCGAAATTCGAATAAGGAAAAATTGTCTTAATGTCACTATTAAAGACATTAAGAACCGGGAATGGAACACCCTCCTAAGACATATTCCAAAAGTTATAAGAATTCTTAATTCCATTCATACTTTGTATTTAACGATACTAGTGATTCACGTGATTGGATTGTTTGAGAATGGTGGAAAGTTTAATTCAAACATAGTTTGAGAGTCTATTTGTGAGATGGGGGCAATGTGGGGTGGTTTCATTTTGTATGttccttcaaaattattttaaggcgCCAATTTAACTTGTGATTGTTGTTTAGGGAAAGACTCAACGAGGGATCATATCAATAGTTTATGAATATACCGGATTCCAAATACCCATATATGTGACCGTGAGGAGGAGACAATGGATCGTCTATTTGGTTCTTGCCAATTTACTTTGGAATTATGAAGAAATTTGCCAAGTCCATGGAGTTCGTTAGTATTCCAAGGGAATGGAGACATAACGGAAGTggttattttaaaagtataaggtgaaaattttcattttaatgtgTTCAAGTGTTTCTTtggttatatttgtttatcaTGTTTGGCAATAATGGAATGCTAGAGCGTTTTCAAGAGTCCGCTGTAGCATTGATGAGGTGTGGAGAAGTATTATATTCGATTGTAACTCACTCATGGGAACGCGGAGGCATATTCCCACAAGTGAGCAAAGTTGGAACTTATGCCAAAATTGGAAGATCACATACGACAAAGTCACTCAATTGGATAACTTCAAGgcaaaataaaagttaaaagttTGTGTATGGTTTTAATAATGCTGTGAACTTGTAGTTTGAATGTGTTTTCATTTCGTTTTTATtcagttttttcttttatatcaaGTTTAAGGTTTGTCTAGCTTAATACAATCATGTTGggttttttcctctttttttttgGAGTAtgcttgtttttttaaaaaaaacttatataaatatgttgaatTTGTTCAAATTGACAAAAATTACAAACAGTGTTAAAAATTTGTCAAGTTGTTCTTGTCACGTCATATTCATATCTTTTTTAACTTTccattataaatttaaacaagaCATAAAAAGATTGTTTAGGGGATGGTGGTGCTATTTATTGTGAAGACTAGGGAGATTGTGTCGTTTCTTCATCTTTTATGATGTTTTCCATATTGATCGACTTATTGAACATGATAATGAATTATTGATGGCcattcatattattttgtttgatgttttctattattgaatttattatgGTGGGGAAATAAAAATCTTACATCAAATTGTTTATGTGCGAAAATGACTAACTTTGTTCACCATACTTCAAGtattatactattatttaaGAATGACATTGAAGACGAAATCGAAAGGTACAATTGAGGTGGAGAAACTAGAGAATTATTCTTCTAAAATCATATATGATTTAGCAATCTACCTTGATGGGATGATTTGACCAAAACATAAATCTCTCcataaattaaaagaagaaaactAACTAAATTTTTTATCCTTACCCATACTTTGTTCACCATACTTCAATTATTACACTATTATTTATCAATGACATTGAAGAAGAAATCAACTAGCTAGGTTCACATTGAGGTGGAGAAGCTAGAGAATTCTTCTAAAATAATATACGCTTTAGCAATCCACCTTGAAGGGAGGATTTGAGCAAAACATAAATCTCTCCATAGattagaagaagaaaactattttattttttttatccttaaCCATATCCAAAACTTAAGCTATAAGGatattgaaaatgaaattaaactCCAAACAGAGTAAAAATAGTTAGAACATGGATTCAAAATCTCTAATCATAATAAACCACgataataatatatgaatatgaaGAAGGGGTTGAGTTTAGTCCGGAATCTTGGGTGCCCAAGTCcctagtaaaaaaaacaaattttattgacagaaaaattgttatttattttatagttgaaccaatgatcaaataaaaattctcaattttcATCGTAAACCATTACTACCGGGTCAGttctaatattatttgtaacGTCCTGAACTCCCTAAGCATTATCTGTGAGAAACAAACTAAAAATACCTTCAAACAAACGACTGATTCACCACAACGCAATCTTGAAAGATAACCACAAAGACATATATTTAGTTTCACTCTTGTAAAGAGTCTTTATTGTGGTATCTCAATTTGAGAAATCACAATATTTATCAACTTATTTAGCTTCACTCTTGCTTCACTCACTCTTGTAAAGAGACTATATTTATTGTGATATCTCGATTCGGGACATcacaatatctatcaacttaaTCACGTGACGGCTTTGTCGCGATCTCATTCACAGTCTTAGTCTCTCTCGGTTAAGACTCTGTAAATAACTCACATGGCACTTTGTTTTCGCGGGATTTAAAATGTGCTCCCGTGACACTTTCTCATATTACCCTGTAGGCTTTGATATTGTTTGTAACGCTCTTAACTCAGGTACGATTACCCTATAAATATCTCTGAGCTACCACAATGAAGTTCAAAAAGTTCATATTTGCTATGTCTAACAGTAACTTTACTTGATCTTATTCGTGGTTGTGCTCTCCCACCGGAGTGCCCACAGATGTAGGGTCGCGACAGCTGCTTTGTCATTATTCTTGGGCAAAGGAACCGGATTGATGTTAGGAAGAATACCTCCTTGAGCAATCGTCACTCCAGCCAGCAATTTCACCAGTTCTTCATCATTTCTCACTACAAAAACAAGATGCCTAGGGACAATCCTGTTCTTCTTACTGTCTCTAGCTACATTTCCAGCCAATTCCAAAAACTAAAAACAGATAATCAAACACCAATACTAATTACAAATTAACCAAATCTTCTCTAGGTATAACCCTAAAGTGCAtctaactataaaaaaaatactcaacaaCAGCTATTAAAGCATAACAGGGAGTAAGAAGTAACAAGGGCTACTAGCCCCACTGATATTAAAGAGGAGGAAAATGAATACTCAACAGCCACACCTGGAAATTACATCAAAATCCTCAACAAAAAAGATGGGTTTCAATTACTGGGTTGTTTCATTAAACTACGTTCAAGATTTGGGGATTTATCCAAATTGGTATCAATTTAACAATAACAGCAGTATATTCTTTCCCAAAGATCATTCTTTCATTCAAATTCTTGATTCAATCCACACCCAAAAAAaccatataaaaaattataattatctctCCATCATCTTCTACAATTTTCTAAACAAAATCCTACCCAACTAACTACTCAATACAAATGAGAAAAAGAGTAGCCAATGAAGATATTCAAGTTAAGCAGCAACAGCCTTCTTTGGTGACTTGGCAGCTTTAGAAGGTGATTTCGGCTCCTTAGCCGCCTTATCCGTCTTCTTTGGAAGAAGAATCGGATTAATGTTAGGAAGAACACCTCCATAAGCAATTGTCACACCACCCAACAATTTTCCCAACTCTTCATCATTCCTAATAGCCAAAAGAAGATGTCTAGGAACAATCCTGTTCTTCTTGTTGTCTCTAGCTGCGTTTCCAGCCAATTCCAACacctaaaaacataaattataaccATTTAGATACATCttttataatcaaacaacaatacccataaaaattacaaaaacaagATAATTACCTCAGCAGCGAGGTACTCAAGAACAGCAGCCAGGTAAACTGGAGCGCCGGACCCAACTCGTTGAGCGTATCGACCTTTCTTAAGGTACCGACCGATACGACCAACAGGAAATTGCAAACCAGCCTTGATGGAACGGGTTACAGATTTCTTCTTGGCAGAGCCGGCCTTCCTACCTGCAGCACCCTTTTTCACCTTAGTTACTGTTTCCATGTTAATCTTTCAATGAAGCTGGGAAGTAGTAGATTTGATTATATTGAAGATGGGTTTCATACAATTTGACGCGCCATTTTATATGGGAGATATAAGTGACTCGATCCTTGTTCATGTATTCTAGTCCGTTGATTTACAGGAACATCAACGGTTCTTTTCGTTGTCGTCTCGATCCGTGTATGTCATAATTAACCAATAGGATCCAAGATATCAAACGCTGCCACGTAATGCTTATTTgtaaatttgatccaaatatattctaaaataaacccttaactttttataaatcaaattttcatctctcaactatataatttttaactcTAAACCATTTACTCATACATGCTCATATCCAAATTGAGTAGATGTTAagagaaatattttaactttgtttcttaaagaaaatgtgtgatttataaattataaaataaaaaagatgggTAAAAATTGGTCTTCATTTTGAATGAGAAAAATGAAGCTAGCAACAATTACAATAGAATATAAACTCTTAATTcatccaaattattaaaaagataattaatcATTGTCTTAAAGCAAGTTGATTGATCTTAAGAATTATATGGAACACAATTACTTATTTAGTTCAAGAGgatatagtttaaatttaaaaaatgatcaatttGACATATATAAGTCTACTTAATAAGAACTTTCAATGTGCaatattgaatattatataGAAACATGTTCAACATACCATCTAGAATCACACTTTCTCATATCTCTATTCAAAGAATGATAATTTAAGGGTATAGTATAATTTTGTCCTTAATTTGGGTTTTGAGAATAATTCTTGGAAGTGGAGGGAACAATAATAGATAGTGAGCAACTTAAAATTTAAGGTTGGCACTAAAGTTTTAACATTTGAAACCAAGATAAGTAACAATGCAAGGTGAGGCTTAATTGAAGACATTGAGAATTCTTAAATACAATCAATGATATTGATCTTTATCTAGAGGAGCACACTTTGTGGTGAAAGTTGCCAAGACAGTGTATTTGATATTAGAAATGGTGGTAAATGTCAAGATTATCTTATTCTAAAAGTGTTAGAGTGTTATTTAAAGGTAACAAATCACTTACCTTTCAACTCCACTAGCATTTGTCATATTCATTCTAGTTTATAACGATGTTCATTTACAATTGAAAATTGTCCTCCCATATAGTTAATTCTAATAACAATACCATGCtacttttcattaaaatatcaattagttCTACAATAttgtaaaacaaaatgaataacacatacaaaaatttaaaacatgCGACACTTACCTTATTGGTTGAATGGTTGGTTTCCTTTCTTCCCGAAACGAATGAATGGAGCCCTTGAGTTCATTGGAGAATAAGGGCATCCAAACATCCTAAACAATTGAACATTGAAAtgagtaattaaaattaaccaTAAATCATGATCAACATAAAAATGTTACTTCTTAGCATGTAAGGTAGATAACAAACTATATAGTATACAACATCATTTACTATGTCagacttttaattttttatttctcacataattttctcaataatgtaataaatatgaGAGAAATGCACCTGACACAACGCGTTCAACTCAACCAATGAtcgtaatgatttttttttatcatgaatCTTAGGACGAAGCCACATGTAAGTTCGTGATTGTCTAACATTGTTGCAGGTTGCTATAGGCGACGACCATCAATCTACTTTGGGGGCTTACTTTGGGGGCTGTCACGGCTGGAATTCCGCAGTGTTTTGCCTCCTTTAGGATTAACGCGTTTGTGTTAAAATTTCAAGTGTGCGCTTTATTTATAGTTGCTCGAGcgttaaaaccctaatttcattAATGGGCCTAAATGTCCATTAGGTCTCCCTAATCTCCTTAATGGGCTTAAATATCAGTTAGGTTATTTGTTGACGTACAATATATATGTTTAGACGTCCAACTATTTGACATTATCctcttataatataaatattaattttttgttctCGTGCCATATCTTTTTGTTATGCCTAGGCCCAGTTTGGCAAGACTCGAATAGTCGAAGTTTCGATCATAAAAATGTTTAgattaacttttatataaattttggaatttaaaaaaaaattggaaccACTCTTGATTTCTTCTTAAGATTATTGCATGCCTTGTGTGAGTTATCTATTATGGAAACTCTCATTCTAATtccattaaatatatatgaccatttatatttattttatgtgtcTCAATATATAGAgtaaaactatttcattaatcaaTTATTGTAACCACGAcgataaaaaatgtataaaaaatttTTTGTACAAAATTGATCAAGTTAAgttactaataaatattaagaaattacTCACATTGGTGatgattaaaaacaataaaaagacTAACTTCAAAGCATAAACATATATGGTCATTTTAAGTCTCAAACAGTCTTCCTTATCATTAGTGGATTAACCAACGTggcaactttttttttatatataaattagttctTAATTTATGTTAATGATCTATAATTAGTGGGTTTATGACCCTTATAGGATTGACTGACCTTCTAGTTATGTTCAATAATCAAGATGTTAATTAGTCAATTTAACCATTTTCTCGTGGCGTGAGGGTGGGCCCTGAGGTAAGCCCGACAAGCCCACCCCAATACaaccaatttaataaaatatatagatatatttatgattttttaaatataaaatattgtagtCTAGTTGTTTAAGATACAAACAAGGGCAAGAAcacaaaaaatgtttttttttatctatcagGGTTAGGGCCGTCAAAACTCGGAGTCTGCTCTGCGTGGTGTGGCGGACTATTGGACTGTCctatatacatattaattatttatttttatctaatttaaactCAATTAGTTGTTTCacttagtatatatatatatatatatatatatatatatatatatttgtttatagaaaataatttggaaaaaaaatatgtttggcCTATTAGGCCAGTCCTCGGACTAGGCACCCACTCCTTAGGATaacccatttaataaaatatataagatatatatatatatatatttatttatttatttatgatcttttaagtataaaatattatagcaTAGTTGTTCAATATACAAACTTTAGATATTGAATAttatgagttcaaatctcaccaaaactaataattttttttttatcaatttttaatactAGACCTAGgtcaataacataaaatatttttttttctatcagGGTTAGGGCAACCCAAAACTCGGGACCTGTTCTGCGTGGTGTAGGGGACTATTGTACTGTcctatataaattaattgttatttttttaatataatttaaccgtattgtttatctaatttaattgtATCGATAAATTGTTTCAactagtaaatatatatatatatatatatatatatatatatatatatatatatatatatatatatatatatatatatatatatatatatatatatatatttgtttatagaaaataaattgaaaaaaaatatgtttggcCTATTAGGCAAGTCCTTGGGCTTCgcctatttaataaaatatataaatatatttataatcttttaaacaTAAAAGAGTGTACAGTTGTTCAACATACAAACtttagatattaaatatattaggaGTTTAAATCacagtaaaaataatattttttttaatttttaatactaAACCTAGAGAAagaatataaaatgttttttaatcataaatagGGTAGCCCAAAACTCGGGTCTGCTCTGCGTGGTGTGGTGGACTATTGGACTGtcttatatacatattaattgttatttttttatttaatttaactgtattgtttatctaattaatttaaccgTATATAAGTTGTTTCacttagtatatatatatatatatatatatatttatagaaaataaattagaaaaaaatatgtttgggCCTATTAGGCAAGTCCTCAGGTTAGGTCAGTCCACCCTTAAGAcaactcatttaataaaatatatagatatatttatgatcttttaaacataaaatattgtaGCTTAGTTGTTCAAGAAACAAACTTTAGATATTTAATATGCT is part of the Impatiens glandulifera chromosome 1, dImpGla2.1, whole genome shotgun sequence genome and encodes:
- the LOC124921862 gene encoding probable histone H2A.1; its protein translation is MDSTTKGKKGAAGRKAGGPKKKSVTRSVKAGLQFPVGRIGRYLKKGRYSHRVGSGAPVYLAAVLEYLAAEVLELAGNAARDNKKNRIIPRHLLLAVRNDEELGKLLAGVTIAHGGVLPNINPILLPKKTDKAPKEPKSPSKATKSPRKAAA
- the LOC124920711 gene encoding histone H2A.2-like, which encodes METVTKVKKGAAGRKAGSAKKKSVTRSIKAGLQFPVGRIGRYLKKGRYAQRVGSGAPVYLAAVLEYLAAEVLELAGNAARDNKKNRIVPRHLLLAIRNDEELGKLLGGVTIAYGGVLPNINPILLPKKTDKAAKEPKSPSKAAKSPKKAVAA